Proteins from a single region of Budorcas taxicolor isolate Tak-1 chromosome 7, Takin1.1, whole genome shotgun sequence:
- the LOC128050364 gene encoding protocadherin beta-7-like: MDARVECAVQQRQVLFLCVFLGMSWAAEEPLMYFVEEEAERGTFLANLAHDLGLGVEELSAREPRVISDQKIGFLLLDPLTGDLSLNEKLDREELCGLKEPCVLPFQLLMEKPFEIFRAKLWVRDINDHSPVFLDREIPLKILESTTPGAAFLLQSAQDSDIGTNNVRNYTISPNAYFHISVHNGAEGFIYPELVLDRPLDREEVPELSLILTALDGGSPVRSGTTLVRILVWDTNDNAPEFVQPLYKVQLCEDSPVGSLVVTVSARDLDTGSNGEIVYAFFYATERILKTFQINPTSGSVYLRAELNYEVMQTYTLTIQAKDGGGLSGKCTVVVQVTDINDNPPELLMSSLTSPIQENSLETVVAVFRILDRDSGNNAKMVCSIQDDLPFVLKPSVENYYTLVTDSPLDRETRAEYNITITVTDMGTPRLKTEHNITVLVSDVNDNAPAFTQTSYTLWVRENNSPALHIGSVSATDTDAGANAQVTYSLLPPPDPLVPLASLVSINPDNGHLFALTSLDYEALRAFEFRVGATDRGSPALSSQALVRVLVADANDNAPFVLYPLQNASAPCTELVPRAAEPGYLVTKVVAVDGDAGQNAWLSYQLLKATEPGLFGVWAHNGEVRTARLLSERDAPKQRLVVLVKDNGEPPLSASVTLHVLLVDGFSQPYLPPPEAEAAAAAPADPLTVYLVVALASVSSLFLFSVLVFVAVRLCRRGGAGSAGRCPVPEGHFPGHLVDVSGTGTLSQSYQYEVCLMGGYGTGEFKF; the protein is encoded by the coding sequence ATGGACGCCAGAGTGGAATGTGCTGTGCAGCAAAGGCAAGTCCTCTTTCTTTGTGTATTTCTGGGAATGTCCTGGGCTGCTGAAGAACCGCTAATGTATTTTGTGGAGGAGGAAGCTGAGAGAGGCACCTTTCTGGCCAACCTAGCGCATgacctggggttgggggtggaggaaCTATCAGCCAGGGAGCCTAGAGTCATTTCAGACCAGAAAATAGGATTTTTACTACTCGATCCGCTTACAGGTGATTTATCTCTAAATGAGAAATTAGACCGAGAGGAACTGTGCGGCCTCAAAGAGCCTTGTGTGCTACCGTTCCAGCTGTTAATGGAAAAGCCTTTTGAGATTTTCCGTGCTAAATTATGGGTTAGAGATATCAATGATcattctccagtatttttggatAGAGAGATTCCCttgaaaatattagaaagtaCCACCCCAGGGGCGGCATTTCTTCTACAAAGTGCACAGGATTCAGATATAGGAACCAATAACGTGAGAAACTACACCATCAGCCCCAATGCCTATTTCCACATTAGTGTTCATAATGGTGCAGAGGGGTTTATCTATCCTGAATTGGTCCTGGATAGACCGTTGGATCGAGAAGAGGTGCCTGAACTCAGTTTAATCCTCACCGCCTTGGATGGTGGCTCTCCAGTCAGATCCGGGACTACCCTGGTGCGCATCCTGGTTTGGGACACAAATGACAACGCGCCTGAATTTGTACAGCCTCTCTACAAGGTGCAGTTGTGTGAGGATAGCCCTGTGGGCTCTCTGGTTGTCACTGTCTCAGCTAGAGATTTAGATACGGGAAGTAATGGGGAAATAGTTTATGCATTTTTTTATGCTACTGAAAGAATTCTCAAAACATTTCAAATCAATCCAACATCCGGCAGTGTTTATCTCAGAGCTGAATTGAACTATGAGGTAATGCAAACTTACACATTAACTATTCAGGCCAAAGATGGCGGAGGACTTTCAGGAAAATGTACGGTGGTGGTTCAGGTAACAGATATAAACGACAATCCACCAGAACTGCTCATGTCATCACTTACTAGCCCAATTCAAGAAAATTCACTTGAAACAGTCGTAGCTGTTTTTAGGATTCTAGACAGAGATTCGGGGAACAATGCAAAGATGGTGTGTTCTATCCAAGACGATCTCCCCTTCGTCCTGAAGCCATCTGTAGAGAATTACTACACCTTGGTAACCGACAGTCCACTGGACAGAGAGACCAGAGCCGAGTACAACATCACCATCACGGTCACAGACATGGGAACCCCCAGACTGAAAACCGAGCACAACATAACCGTGCTGGTGTCCGACGTCAACGACAACGCCCCCGCCTTCACCCAGACCTCCTACACCCTGTGGGTCCGCGAGAACAACAGCCCCGCCCTGCACATCGGCAGCGTCAGCGCCACAGACACAGACGCGGGCGCCAACGCCCAGGTCACCTACTCGCTGCTGCCGCCCCCCGACCCGCTCGTGCCCCTCGCCTCCCTCGTGTCCATCAACCCCGACAACGGCCACCTCTTCGCCCTCACGTCCCTGGACTACGAGGCCCTGCGGGCCTTCGAGTTCCGCGTGGGCGCCACCGACCGCGGCTCGCCGGCGCTCAGCAGCCAGGCGCTGGTGCGCGTGCTCGTGGCGGACGCCAACGACAACGCGCCCTTCGTGCTCTACCCGCTGCAGAACGCCTCGGCGCCCTGCACCGAGCTGGTGCCCAGGGCGGCCGAGCCGGGCTACCTGGTGACCAAGGTGGTGGCGGTGGACGGCGACGCGGGCCAGAACGCCTGGCTGTCGTACCAGCTGCTCAAGGCCACGGAGCCCGGGCTGTTCGGCGTGTGGGCGCACAACGGCGAGGTGCGCACGGCGCGGCTGCTGAGCGAGCGCGACGCGCCCAAGCAGCGGCTGGTGGTGCTGGTCAAGGACAACGGCGAGCCGCCGCTGTCGGCCAGCGTCACGCTGCACGTGCTGCTGGTGGACGGCTTCTCGCAGCCCTACCTGCCGCCCCCGGAAGCGGAAGCGGCGGCCGCGGCGCCGGCCGACCCGCTCACCGTCTACCTGGTGGTGGCCTTGGCGTCGGTGTCGTCGCTCTTCCTCTTCTCGGTGCTGGTGTTCGTGGCGGTGCGGCtgtgcaggaggggcggggcgggctcgGCGGGTCGCTGCCCGGTGCCCGAGGGCCACTTCCCGGGCCACCTGGTGGACGTCAGCGGCACGGGGACCCTGTCGCAGAGCTACCAGTACGAGGTGTGTCTGATGGGAGGCTATGGTACTGGCGAGTTCAAATTCTGA